A single genomic interval of Peribacillus sp. FSL H8-0477 harbors:
- a CDS encoding aspartate aminotransferase family protein — MNSTSLIKPVLSAVYPVISHGKGVFLYDKDGKDYLDASSGAVTANIGHGVEEINQAMLEQAEKVSFVYRSQFTSDAAEKLADKLAQLIKGNLQWSFFVNSGSEATETALKIAIQYWQEKGQPRKNRIISRWMSYHGITLGALSMSGHPLRRERFTSLLESYPSIPAPYCYRCPLRLEPGTCGLACANELEVSILRIGADNIAAFIAEPVIGAAGAAIVPPDGYFQKLKQICEKYDILFIADEVMTGMGRTGKVLASEHWGVEPDIVTLGKGMSGGYSPIAAAIVTEKVLEPIMNGSKSIMGGHTFSANPLSCAVSLAVLDYLDTNDLVEKAEKTGKVLGNVLSKIGEEFSFIGDVRGKGMLYGIEFVMDKKTKRPFPIQMDVTNKIIKQGMEHGLIVYPAAAGEEGITGAAVIIAPPLTIRPAELIELGHRWRKTLQAFKDTAGLG, encoded by the coding sequence GTGAATTCCACATCATTAATTAAACCGGTTCTGAGTGCGGTGTATCCTGTCATCAGTCATGGGAAAGGCGTTTTTTTATATGACAAAGACGGTAAGGACTATCTAGATGCATCTTCTGGGGCTGTCACAGCAAACATCGGCCATGGTGTGGAAGAAATTAATCAAGCAATGCTTGAACAGGCAGAGAAGGTCTCTTTTGTATATCGATCACAATTCACAAGTGATGCGGCAGAAAAGCTTGCAGATAAACTAGCTCAGCTAATTAAGGGCAATCTGCAATGGAGCTTCTTTGTCAATAGTGGATCGGAAGCGACTGAGACAGCATTGAAAATTGCGATTCAGTATTGGCAGGAAAAAGGGCAGCCAAGAAAAAATCGAATCATCTCGAGATGGATGAGCTATCATGGCATCACACTAGGTGCGTTATCAATGTCTGGTCATCCACTCCGCCGAGAGCGATTTACCTCTCTTCTTGAATCGTATCCTTCGATACCAGCTCCCTATTGTTATCGGTGTCCGCTGCGGTTAGAACCTGGTACTTGCGGGCTTGCTTGTGCGAATGAATTAGAGGTGTCTATTCTCCGAATTGGTGCTGACAACATTGCTGCGTTTATAGCCGAGCCTGTCATTGGTGCAGCTGGTGCAGCTATTGTTCCACCGGATGGGTACTTTCAAAAGTTAAAACAGATATGTGAAAAATATGACATTCTTTTCATTGCTGATGAGGTGATGACGGGAATGGGGAGGACTGGAAAAGTACTTGCTTCAGAACATTGGGGTGTAGAGCCTGACATTGTTACGCTTGGTAAAGGGATGAGCGGCGGGTATTCTCCTATCGCAGCAGCAATTGTGACAGAAAAAGTCCTTGAGCCGATTATGAATGGATCGAAATCCATTATGGGGGGTCATACCTTTAGTGCAAATCCGTTATCCTGTGCCGTGTCACTAGCGGTGCTCGACTATCTCGATACAAATGACCTGGTTGAAAAAGCGGAGAAAACAGGGAAAGTTCTCGGGAATGTATTGAGTAAGATTGGAGAGGAATTTTCATTTATTGGCGATGTTCGCGGAAAAGGAATGCTTTATGGAATAGAATTTGTCATGGATAAAAAAACGAAGAGGCCGTTTCCCATTCAAATGGATGTAACCAATAAGATCATTAAACAAGGGATGGAACATGGGTTAATCGTTTATCCCGCTGCGGCTGGGGAAGAAGGCATTACAGGAGCAGCCGTTATCATCGCTCCCCCGCTTACAATACGCCCAGCTGAACTCATAGAATTGGGACATAGGTGGAGAAAGACGTTACAGGCCTTTAAAGATACTGCCGGGTTAGGATAG
- a CDS encoding S66 family peptidase: MLPERLKAGDEIRVLAPSRSLAIVKGEQRRIAEERLTELGFVVTYGRTAMEHDDFFSNSVEDRIADIHEAFADQNVKAIFTAIGGYNANQLLGYLDYELIKNNPKLLIGYSDITAITLAIYQKTGLITYSGPHFSSFGMKSGFEYTLNSFKQAAMTENEYLIEPSETWSDDSWYLDQENRTFHVNNGYGVLQEGRAEGTIIGGNLCTMNLLQGTEFMPSLDNSILFIEDDNEIHPFTFDRDLQSLLHQPGARGIKAVVIGRFQKESGMTEYALQQIISTKRELQGIPVITNANFGHVSPFATIPIGGRAIIEAFHGKATINVL, encoded by the coding sequence ATGCTGCCTGAAAGATTGAAAGCTGGAGATGAGATTCGTGTACTTGCACCATCACGAAGTTTAGCCATTGTTAAGGGGGAGCAAAGGCGGATTGCAGAAGAACGTTTAACAGAGCTAGGCTTTGTCGTTACGTATGGAAGAACAGCAATGGAGCATGATGATTTTTTCTCCAATTCAGTGGAAGATCGGATTGCTGACATTCATGAAGCATTCGCTGATCAAAATGTCAAAGCGATATTTACCGCAATTGGAGGGTACAATGCCAATCAATTATTGGGTTATCTTGATTATGAATTAATTAAAAATAATCCCAAGCTCCTAATCGGTTACAGTGATATTACGGCAATCACACTCGCGATTTATCAAAAAACGGGATTAATAACCTATTCTGGACCGCATTTTTCTTCATTCGGAATGAAATCAGGTTTTGAATATACGTTAAATTCTTTTAAACAAGCAGCGATGACAGAAAATGAGTATCTCATTGAACCTAGTGAAACATGGAGTGACGATTCCTGGTACCTGGATCAAGAAAACCGTACATTTCATGTTAATAATGGCTATGGTGTTCTACAGGAAGGACGTGCTGAGGGGACAATCATTGGCGGTAATCTATGTACAATGAATCTATTACAAGGTACTGAATTCATGCCTTCGCTTGATAATAGTATTCTATTTATTGAGGATGATAATGAAATTCATCCATTTACCTTTGACCGCGATTTACAATCTCTTCTGCATCAACCCGGTGCACGTGGTATAAAAGCGGTCGTCATTGGACGCTTTCAAAAGGAATCTGGGATGACTGAATATGCATTACAACAAATTATTTCCACAAAACGAGAATTACAGGGGATTCCCGTGATTACCAATGCTAATTTTGGACATGTATCACCATTTGCGACGATCCCAATTGGCGGAAGGGCAATTATTGAAGCTTTTCATGGCAAGGCAACTATAAACGTGCTGTAA